From Saprospiraceae bacterium, one genomic window encodes:
- a CDS encoding TolC family protein: MTFKSFLFILLLTGTLLQAQTSFTLEQAVRYGQENSKSLAIQKLDIQDAKDQVLEYYAIGMPKITGSLGYSHFVNIPTQIIPDFISPAVYGVLFKEDLLPDRTIDFGSGFPAQFGLKNNLTAGLQLNTLIFDGSFFVGLKAQKLYAELIQKQIQQSEADVRYQVTKAYLSSLSVKENISVLDKNIGNLEKVYQETEQIYKVGFAEQLDVERIELSLQNLKAEREKLQRLAEFTLNLLKFQMSYPLEKELVQTETLNEILNKSYAEVMDPSFQINTSARPEYLVIEQAKKLADINVRRYKASYLPSLTGFITHQEVLQRNDLFDSKENKWFPTSIVGLNLNVPIFDGFDRKAKIRRAKTVATKTGMQLAEFERGVGLEFNNARTQYLNALNTLETRKKSLALAEKIYRTSNIKFKEGIGSSIEITQAERDMYQAQAHILEAQIQLIMAKIDLDKALGKI; the protein is encoded by the coding sequence TTTATTACTGACAGGAACCCTCCTTCAGGCACAAACCTCTTTTACCTTGGAACAAGCAGTCCGCTACGGGCAGGAGAACAGCAAAAGCCTGGCCATCCAAAAACTGGACATTCAGGATGCCAAAGATCAGGTTCTGGAATACTATGCCATCGGAATGCCGAAAATCACCGGCAGTCTGGGATATAGTCACTTTGTGAATATTCCCACCCAGATTATACCGGATTTTATTTCTCCTGCAGTCTATGGTGTCTTGTTTAAGGAAGATTTGTTGCCCGACAGAACCATTGATTTTGGTTCCGGATTTCCGGCACAGTTTGGATTAAAAAACAACCTCACCGCCGGACTTCAGTTGAATACCTTGATTTTTGATGGAAGTTTTTTTGTAGGACTTAAAGCCCAAAAACTATATGCGGAATTAATTCAAAAACAAATTCAACAATCTGAAGCGGACGTACGCTATCAGGTAACCAAGGCTTATTTGAGTTCGCTTTCAGTCAAAGAAAATATCAGTGTTTTAGATAAGAACATTGGCAATCTCGAAAAAGTCTATCAGGAAACGGAGCAAATCTACAAAGTTGGATTTGCAGAACAACTCGATGTAGAGCGCATTGAGCTTTCCCTTCAAAACCTAAAAGCAGAAAGAGAAAAATTGCAGCGATTGGCTGAGTTTACACTTAATCTTCTCAAGTTTCAGATGTCCTATCCATTGGAAAAGGAGTTGGTTCAGACAGAAACGCTCAATGAAATTCTCAACAAGTCCTATGCTGAAGTAATGGATCCATCTTTTCAGATCAACACCAGCGCCAGACCTGAGTATCTGGTGATAGAGCAAGCGAAAAAGCTTGCAGACATCAATGTGAGAAGGTACAAGGCATCCTATCTTCCCAGTTTGACAGGATTTATCACCCATCAGGAAGTTTTACAGAGAAACGATCTTTTTGACAGCAAGGAAAACAAGTGGTTTCCCACTTCCATTGTCGGACTAAATTTAAATGTACCAATTTTTGATGGATTTGATCGCAAAGCAAAGATCAGAAGGGCGAAGACGGTTGCTACCAAGACAGGAATGCAGCTCGCAGAATTTGAGCGGGGTGTTGGCCTGGAATTCAACAATGCGCGGACCCAATATCTGAATGCCCTCAACACCCTTGAAACCAGAAAAAAATCGCTTGCCCTCGCCGAAAAAATTTATCGCACCAGCAACATTAAATTTAAAGAAGGTATTGGATCTTCCATCGAAATCACCCAAGCCGAAAGGGATATGTATCAAGCTCAGGCCCATATTTTGGAAGCGCAGATTCAGTTGATCATGGCCAAAATTGATTTGGACAAAGCCCTGGGAAAGATTTAA